The genomic region CCAAGCTGCCTGATCTGATAGTTGGAACAATCGTTTTCATGCTGGTTGGAAGAGGTGCGTATAGGATTCTGCAACTGTCTAAATGATCTTATCCTGCTTCTTTTTGGTAATCATCCTTAATCTGGAGAACAGAAGATCACATCAGGAAAGGCAGTTCTCATCAACTCCGCAACAGGCTGCTTTTCGCCCGAGCATCTGGTTCATAATCGCCGAGGCACATCCCACGCCCGCCTTCACGGTCAATGCACCCTGTGGACAGTTGCGCTGACAGGCTCCGCATTCGATGCACGCATCGCGTAACGCAATCTCGATCTTTCCGTTCGATCGCCGAAGTACTTCGCGGGAACAGACCTGAAGACAGGTTCCACACCCGGTGCAGGTCTCCGGACTGTAGGCAAGGGTAACGACGTCTTTGAGGTACAGCATGGATCGCATCCGGTTCATCCTCCCATTAGAGCGATGACCCATAGGACGAGACCGGCGGCAGTCCCTCCGATCTGAAGGGGAAGCGCAATGCGCATCTCCTTCCTGACTCCCGAGAGTGAGGTGACCGTGGAGGAGCCCGTGAAGTTCATCGCAAGGTACGCGGCCATGGCGGAAACCAGCGTCAGAAGAGCAACCGCTCCCATGCTGCTCACGCTATGCCCCACAGAAAGGAGCGAAGTGACCAACAAGCCCGACAGGAGACCCAGAATAGACCCTTTTACCGAAAAAGCTCTACCGGGAAGCCACGGCAGAAGAAGTGGGGTGAAGACTGCCCCCACGAGTATCGATGTTCCTATCGCAATGAGGGGGATCAAGAGCGAGTCAAGCGCTCTCGATAGGGAGAACCCGGCAGCAAGAAACGAGAGGAGAAAAAGTCCTGCGGCAGCGGGCAAGGCTACCTTTAGCGCCGGTACGACCTCCATGGGAACAAGTGCCAGCCTCTCCCTGAACCCGAAGTCTTTTGTCCTCATCCGCCCTTCTGCCTTGAGGCTCCGTGTAAGGAACGCAGGCAGGTCCTCGGCACGAACCGGGCCGTACACGACCTGAAAGCCGGAACGCCTCTTCACGTCATGCGCCGCGATGCCCGGAGCTCCCAGTTGAGGGACTATGAGCTTGCGGTGGGATACTATGCTGGCAAGGCGGCTCGATGCTATCCGCTCAACCAGTTCATCGGTTCCGAACGTGCCCTTCCCAGCGGCGCACCAGACGTTGATCCCCAGCGTGTCAAGGACGAGGATCCATCCGTCTATCTCTGGGGCTCGCGTCGCCCCCTCCACCGGCAAAGCCGTCGGAGCCTCCCCCTCTCGCTCGCCGTGTTCGCTAGGTAGATTCCCTCCGAGCGGCGCCGCTCGGAGGGAATCTACAGAAGATACGGCTCTTCGGAAGAGATCAAACGTCAGCTTGTAGTTTGCGGTAACGAAAACCGGGGATTCTGCGTCTGGCTCTCCTAGTGCGTAGAGGCCTGCATCCACCCGGTAGTTCATCCGCCCTATTCCCCATCGTGCCTTAAAGGCGCCGATCCGCTCCGCACGACCAAAAACGTGCGAAGCGCGAGGGACCGGACCGACAGCGGTCTGCAGCGAACCGGTCACAAAAGGTTGATCGAGGCGAGGGGGCCTGACCGGACCCCGCTTCTCGGAGGGGCCTCAGCAGGGTTCGGAGGCGACGGTGTTCAACAGAGGAAGAAGTTCCATAGACCTAATAATATACACTTCGAGGGCTTCTTGTCAAGAGAATCATATCAAAATACAATTAAGCATTGCTACGAAAATATGTTGACTTATATGCAGATATGAGCTATTAATATTAAATATTGTTGATATGACTGGAGGATAGCATGAATGAGCTTCTCACGCTGTTCAAGGCGTTGTCAGATGAAACGCGGCTGAGGATCGTAAAGCTCCTGGAGAACGGCGAGTTGTGTGTATGTCACCTGGTAGCTGCCGTCGACATGTCGCAGCCGAAGATTTCGTTCCATCTTAAGGCGCTCAAGGAGGCGGGTCTCGTGAAGGACAGGCGGGAGGGCAAGTGGATGCATTACCGCCTCAATGAGTCGGATCTGTTCAAACGACTCCTCTTTCTCTCCATCGCGGAGCGGGTCAGGGAAAAGGACATTGCGACCGATCGCCGGCGGTTGCAAGCGTTCATCGCGTCGAGAGCCGACGAACTTCCCGACGCCCCGGCAGGGTGCTGTGCGAGGGCGTGAAGATGGATCGTGAGGTACGAAACCTTTCCTTTCTCGACCGGTTCCTCACCCTGTGG from Syntrophorhabdales bacterium harbors:
- the hgcB gene encoding mercury methylation ferredoxin HgcB gives rise to the protein MRSMLYLKDVVTLAYSPETCTGCGTCLQVCSREVLRRSNGKIEIALRDACIECGACQRNCPQGALTVKAGVGCASAIMNQMLGRKAACCGVDENCLS
- a CDS encoding metalloregulator ArsR/SmtB family transcription factor — protein: MNELLTLFKALSDETRLRIVKLLENGELCVCHLVAAVDMSQPKISFHLKALKEAGLVKDRREGKWMHYRLNESDLFKRLLFLSIAERVREKDIATDRRRLQAFIASRADELPDAPAGCCARA